The genomic DNA TCAGAACCGACCCGCCGTGCGACAGGCCCCGAGAGCCATGGAAACCCAACGCTGCGTGTGCTCAGAACCCACCCACCGTGCAACAGGCCCCGAGAGCCATGGAAACGCAGTGCTGCGTGTGCTCGGAACCCGGCCCCCGTGCGACAGGCCCCGAGAGCCGTGGAAACGCAGCGCTGCGTGTGCTCGGAACCCGGCCCCCGTGCAACAGGCCCCAAGAGCCGTGGAAACGCAGCGCTGCGTGTGCTCAGAACCCGGCCCTTGTGCGACAGGCCCCGAGAGCCGTGGAAACCCAGTGCTGTGTGTGCTTGGAACCTGCCCCCGTGCGACGGGCCCCGAGAGCTGTGCAAACCCAGTGCTGCGTGTGCTCAGAACCGACCCGCCGTGCGACAGGCCCCGAGAGCTGTCCAGACCCAGAGCTGCGTGTACTCAGAATCGACCCGCCGTGCAACGGGCCCAAGAGCCATGGAAACTCAGCGCTGCGTGTGCTCAGAACCCGGCCCCCGTGCAACAGGCCCCGAGAGCCGTGGAAACGCAGCGCTGCGTGTGCTCGGAACCCGGCCCCCGTGCAACGGGCCCCGAGAGCCGTGGAAACGCAGCGCTGCGTGTGCTCGGAACTCGGCCCTCGTGCGACAGGCCCCGAGAGCCGTGGAAACGCAGCGCTGCGTGTGCTCGGAACCCGGCCCCCGTGCGACAGGCCCCGAGAGCCGTGGAAACCCAGCGCTGCGTGTGCTCGGAACCCGGCCCCCGTGCGACAGGCCCCGAGAGCCGTGGAAACCCAGCGCTGCGTGTGCTCGGAACCCGGCCCCCGTGCGACAGGCCCCGAGAGCCGTGGAAACCCAGCGCTGCGTGTGCTCGGAACCCGGCCCCCGTGCGACAGGCCCCGAGAGCCGTGGAAACCCAGCGCTGCGTGTGCTCGGAACCCGGCCCCCGTGCGACAGGCCCCGAGAGCCGTGGAAACCCAGCGCTGCGTGTGCTCGGAACCCGGCCCCCGTGCGACAGGCCCCGAGAGCCGTGGAAACTCAGCGCTGCGTGTGCTCGGAACTCGGCCCTCGTGCGACAGGCCCCGAGAGCCGTGGAAACGCAGCGCTGCGTGTGCTCGGAACCCGGCCCCCGTGCAACGGGCCCCGAGAGCCGTGGAAACCCAGCCCTGCGTGTGCTCGGAACCCGCCCCCCATGCAACAGGCCCCAAGAGCCATGGAAACGCAGCGCTGCGTGTGCTCAGAACCCACCCACCGTGCGACAGGCCCCGAGAGCCGTGGAAAGGCAGCGCTGCGTGTGCTCGGAACCCGGCCCCCGTGCAACGGGCCCCGAGAGCCGTGGAAAGGCAGCGCTGCGTGTGCTCGGAACTCGGCCCTCGTGCGACAGGCCCCGAGAGCCATGGAAACGCAGCGCTGCGTGTGCTCGGAACCCGGCCCTCGTGCAACCGGCCCCGAGAGCCGTGGAAACCCAGCGCTGCGTGTGCTCGGAACCCGGCCCCCGTGCAACGGGCCCATGTCCATAGTGGGCTGAGCGAGGGCCAGGTGCCCGGTTCCCTTATGTGAATGACCCAAAATGCTTAACCCCCCGGGGAGCATCTGTCCGAaaagcaccccctcccccgccctgaaACACCCAGCGGCTTCCCAGCCCGGGGAGGGACCAGAACTGCCGGCCCCTCTCTGGGCCCCGCCCcacgcagggagggggaggctcCTGCGTGCCCCCCAGGGGATGAAATGAAGTGGAGAGGCCCTTCCCCACTGCACAGAGTCTCTGAGTCCGGTGGAGTTTCCCCCCCAGCCTCACGCGGGGCCGGTTTTGCATATATCATCCCGTGGCGAGGAGCCGGGCCGGCTGACCCGGGCTGGACTCCTGGCACCGGACGGCGAACAGAGTGGTGCTGGCGTCCTTCCAGCGCCcgggctcccctctccccatgggCCCCCTCCTGCAGCGGGCGGGGGCTGTCCGGGACGTGTGCAGACGGAGGGGCTGGCTCGGCGCGTGGCGCGCAGGGACGCTGCAGACCGTGGGGGGGCGCGGCTCCCCTCTGCCCCGGCACTGCCCCGGCACTGCCCCGGCACTGCCCCGGCCACCTCACTTCCTCCTGCCGGACGTGCTGGCCCGCCGGTCGCCCTCCCGCCGGGGGTTGCCTTCGtcggtggaggaggtggtgagcaGCGCCTGGCTCCAGCGGGCGATCTCGGCGTGCTCCTCGGCGGAGGCAGCCAGCGCCTGGAGCCAGTTCTTCATCTCCTCCTGTGGGACGGACACCAGAGCCGCGTGAAACCCCAGCCGCTGCCACCCCCGCGCAGCCTCTGGGCAGCGTCACGCTGCcgtggaggagtggggggggcagagaattgggccccagccccccaatacgccagctggctggggctggcccccCGCGCGGGAAAGCGTCACAGCGCGACTTGCTGGAGCGGCTCAGGAGCCAGCTTCCTGCCCCGACGCCCGGCTGGGAACGCTCAAGGTGTCCCGGCCACAGGGCTCGCGGGGCTCCCCGGCCAAGTGGAACTTCACCCAGTCTGGGGCCCGGAGAACCGGCGCCGCCCGTCCTCCGATCCGCGGCCCCCTGCCACGAGAGGCACCCGCCTGCGCTCCGGAGCCTGGGCACACCCTGGCCGGCCCCCGGCTGCGGGCCCCGAGTGCGAGGGGAAGGGGTTCCAATGCTCTGAGCTCGGGCCCTGCcgacgggcggccctgggaacgGGACTCAGGAGCCGCGAAGACATGAGCGTTGGCGGCTcgtcccagctctggcaggggtcGGGTCCCCCTTGTGCCGtctgaacccccagccccctcagcCACAGCTGCGGCGAAGCTCCCGGCCGGCCCCAAGGAGCGAGATCCCGGCCGGGTCCTACCTCGTCCTTGGCCTGCAGCAGGAACTCGTTCCCGTCGCTGGTCCTGGGGGAAGCAGGTGGCGTGTTAGTGTTGTGTGGGATTGGGGGGGGAATGTGCAAGGGGGGACGTGCGAGGGGGGACGTGCGagggggagcgctgggctgcaggggatcCCCCCAGTTGCCCCAGGGCTGGTCCTGGCTGAGCAGGACGCCATGgggaagcccagggggctgcgtgcgggggaggcccagggctgggctcggggggggggggtcccggatGGCAGGTGGCAGAGGGATGAAGGCTGCTGCCCTGCTCCAGGCCCACAACCCCAACTCACCCCCCAGCGCAGaccccctgagccccagggcagcACCTGCCCAGACAGCcgctgcccccccagagcccggTGTCTCTgatctgggggagggaggggggcgggtgCCTGGTGTCTCTGGGGGGGACAGGTGCCTGGTTCTCTGGGGCCGGTGTCTCTGACCAGGGAAGGGGGGGCGGTGCCCAGtatctctgggggtgggggggggctggtgtctctgacctgggggagggaggggcagttgCCCGgtgtcttggggggggggggctggtgtctCTGacccggggagggaggggggtctggCAGTGGGGGGGTTGGTGTctctggcggcgggggggggcagatgcCCGGTGTctccgggggaggggcaggtgcccAGTGtctccgcgggggggggggcgctggtgtCTCTgacccggggaggggggcaggtgccCGGTGtctccgggggaggggggcaggtgccCGGTgtctccggggggggggcgctggtgtCTCTgacccggggaggggggcaggtgccCGGTGtctccgggggaggggggcaggtgccCCGTgtctccggggggggggctggtgtctctgagctgggggggtgactcacttgagcTTGAAGAcgttcttcttcttcttgtagtCAGTGGCCACGTGGCTGGTGGCCTGGTGCAGGGGGAGCGGCGGCTCCCCGCCGTGGGTGCTGCCCGACGCCTGCCCCTTGGCATCCTTGTAGAAGCCCAGGTCCCCTCTGCTCAGGACGCAGTACAGGTTTACCCAGGACCTACCAAAACAGAGCGACCCCGATGGAACGGGGCAGCCTGGGAGCCCCCTGCCCATCCAGCCAGACGGGGCAGCCTGGGGCCGTGGCCCCACAGCACCCCGGGAGGAGACCCCTGCACGGGAGCccggctcagctgggcagggcaggatcCCGCCCTCCACGCTAGGAGTGTAACGTAACATCTCACTGCCGGGATTGGGgtcccgtcgcgccgggcgccgcccagaccccagccgagatcagggccctgtcgcgCTGggagccgcccagaccccggccgagatcggggccccgtcgggccgggcgccgcccagaccccgggtgagatcggggccccgtcgggccgggcgccgcccagaccccgaccgagatcagggccccgtcgggccgggcgccgcccagaccccgggtgagatcagggccccgtcgcgccgggcgctgcccagaccccagggagtcagtgacagagctgggaactgacccccagactcctgggtcccagcccagtgcccgccCCGCTGTGGGGGGGCTGCTCAGTGCTGGCCAGGGGAGGGGACCGGCTCCTCTCCCCCGATCTTCCGCCCCAGTCGCTGGGCCCCGCTCGCGGCCCCGGCCCCTCACCTGTTAGAGGCCTTCTTGTTGGGCGCCTCCAGCTCGTGCTTGCGGAAGAGGAAACCCTCCAGCTGGACGGtgtgggtggggggcggggggggcggggcactcTGGGCCGGCGCCGAGCGGGACCTGCGGCTCTCCcccgggggctggctggggtccctGGGCCGCGGCCTCCTCCTGGGCTTGGGCCTGTCTCGGGCCCGCGGCCGCTCCGGGCGCGGCGTCCTCTCGGGCAGCAGGTCGAGGCCGTTGGGCAGGCGGGTGGGGGAGTCGCGGGGCTGTGGGGCAAAGAGCACGTCAGGCGTGGGGCTGGAGCCCCCcaggagacaggctctggccctGACCGCGGGCAGGGGGCCCAGCAGAGCCTAAGCCTCCTTCGTGTTCCTCTGGGGCAGCTCTAGCTTACGGCCTGGCCCCACGGCGCTGAGTGACCCGCTGGCCCCACGGCGCTGAGTGACCCGCTGGCCCCACGGCGCTGAGTGACCCCTGGCCCCACGGCGCTGAGTGACCCGCTGGCCCCACGGCGCTGAGTGACCCCTGGCCCCACGGCGCTGAGTGACCCGCTGGCCCCACGGCGCTGAGTGACCCCCTGGCCCCACGGCGCTGAGTGACCCGCTGGCCCCACAGCGCTGAGTGACCCGCTGGCCCCACGGCGCTGAGTGACCCCCTGGCCCCACGGCGCTGAGTGACCCGCTGGCCCCACAGCGCTGAGTGACCCGCTGGCCCCACGGCGCTGAGTGACCCGCTGGCCCCACGGCGCTGAGTGACCCGCTGGCCCCACGGTGCTGAGTGACCCGCTGGCCCCACGGCACTGAGTGACCCCTGGCCCCACGGCGCTGGCCGCTCTCCCGAGACGGGGTGTCGGGGACCCCTGCTTCCTTCTGCAACCGGCCGCGGGGGCTTtcccctgcagcaggagcccgAAGGGGTTAACCCAGCTCTGCAGACACggggccggatcctcagctggcgtaaacgGGCCATCGCTCCTCCGACTCTGCCGACTCGTCCCATCGGGCACCGCGGGAGACACTtaccggggccggggccggggccggggccggcacCTGCGCGGTCGACTCcttctcctgcagctgctccacaATATCCGCCAGCGTGGTCTTGCTGCCAGCGAAGAGAGAGAGGGTGAGACGCGCGGCGGTGCCGGGCTCTGGGAAACGGGCAGCCCCGGCGCAGGGAGGGAGCCAAGaccgggacgggacgggacgggtgGAGGGCGCTcagcatcccccccacccccccagatttCCGGGTGCTGCTGGGGGACGTCTGGGATCTGACACAGGAAAACTCAATGCGGGTTTTTCGTTTGGGTGAAAAGAAAATCACTGGGAACGTGGTGGGGAAGCCGGTTTCTACCCAACGTCCGGCAGCCGGGGCCAAGCAGCCTCGGGCGCGGCCGATCTTCCCCCTCGGCCCAGGGCCCTCCCGGTCGCGGGCCCCCTAGCCACGCTGGGAGCAGGTGTGGGCGCAGCTGGGGGGGTCTCGGTCCGCGCTGCACGGGGGCCTGTGACGCGCTGGGAATGTTCTGAATGTTCCCACTGAATCCTGTGcgggtgcctcagtgtcccctctgcagttcttagtagccaggtggtggatcaggggtgggattgctgcagagcaaagggccagtgcccGTAAATCAccgaccctctgtctcctggcagctaatggccggggcccttcccccctgcaagggaacAGCTAAAGGGgaacaaaggggtcaggtgagctcccgctggggaaggagctgtgctggagtaggaagcacagactgtctgtgtgggggaggggagagccagaggtttaggtgagatgcaggaattcaGACTGTGAgctgagctaggcctgggggaggggaggtgacacctctggccatgggggagacaaaggaaggaggctgaggagagaggaggggccgagggggctgggcagacgggagttggctggagaagagaggggaggcagggagaccgggctctgatccccgaggggggctgggaggccccccaggatggacctgaCAGGGGGGAATCCGGTTATCTGtccctgcaagacctgtgttggactgtgttcctgtcgcctaaataaaccttctgctttgctggctggctgagagtcctggggaatcggcagggagcccgggggtgcagggcctggctcccccacactccgtgacaggagctgagcagagaggaggggctggagggggtgtcagtctggggctggctggggacgaggagtgaagtgcagacgggggggtctggctcactgccccccagaatggacccggccgaggggtccggttctctgtacctacaagctctgtgttagcccctgttcctgtcatcgaataaacctctgtgtcactggctggctgagagtcacgtctgactgcgcagtgggggggcaggaccctgtggccccccaggaccccgcctgggcggactcgctgtgggaagcgcacggaggggcagaggatgctgaatgctccaaggagagacccaggaggtgaagccgtgggagcttcttgccctgcagccaggctgctccgagggagaggaggctcccgagtcctgcctggcttgtggggagcatcgcccggggactccgtgacacgtGACACTCACCCACTCCCTTTGGGCTCGTGCCGGGGCGTCTCCTGCTCGCTGGACTCCTGCCGCTCCAGCCGCCGCTCGTGCCGCTCCCGGCGCCTCTCCGCCTGCTCGTGCCGGGGCGTCTCCTGCTCGCTGGACTCCTGCCGCTCCAGGCGCCGCTCCCGGCGCTCCCGGCGCCTCTCCGCCTGCTCATGGCGCGGCGTCTCCTGCTCACTGGGCTCCGGGCGCCACTCCCGCGGCTGCTCCGGCTGCGTCTCGGCCcggctgacctgggccagctccaCCAGCACCGGGCCCGCCGCGGGCACTTGCAGGTGCTGGCTCAGCTTGGCCTCCAGCGTCTCCTCAGCCGCCGCCTTCGCCTCCCTGAGCCTCTCGGCGCCAGCGGCCAGGCCCTCCTGCACGCGGTCAAGCCGGGGCTGCAGCCGCTCCGGCTTCATCTCCTGCCGCACGTAGGCCACCCTGAGCTCCAGCGCCTCTGCGAGCTCCCCCGGGCCCCCGCTGGGCAGGGCCGGAGCCTGGGGCCGGCCCCGCAGCAGGTCCTGACGCTCCAGCTTTGCCTCGGCCTGGCGCAGCAGCGACGGGCCCTTGAGGCCTGGCTCGCTGGGCTCCCCCAAGAATTTGCGGCCCAGGAGTGGTGTGGCCGGCTGCTTGCTCTGCTCGGCCTTCAGcttctccagctgcaggggaAACGGGCTCTGGTTAAAGCGCCGGggggggccggactcctgggttctatccaggTTCTAGGAGGGCAGCggcgtctagtggttagagcagggggggctgggaaccaggactcctgggttctctccctggctctgggaggggagtgggggctggtggttgggggcgggaggctgggagccaggactcctgggttctctccctggctctgggaggggagtgggggctggtggttagagtggggggggctgggagtccagactcctgggttctgtccccggctctgggaggggagtgggggctagtggtcagcgtgggggggctgggagccaggactcctgggttcgatcTCCAGCCAGCGAGATGGTGAAATTTTCTACCCCATATGGGGCGGATTGGGGCATGGCTGGGGGTGGATTAGGGAGTGGCCGGGGATCCCTACGCTGtggctgttccctgccccccagggctcatgGGGGTGGATCGGGAGCGTGGCCGGGGTGAATCAGGGCCGTTGCCAGGGGCATGGCCAGGGGGTTGATGGGGGCGTGAGGGCGAATGGGGCTCCCCCCGTACCGTGGTGAGGCGCCGCAGGGAGCTGAATCTCTCCTCCCAGGTGGTGGCCGCCTTGCGAAAGGCCTCGTGGCGCCGGATCAGCTGCTCCACCTCGTCCACGCTGCTGCCCAGCTCGCGGCTCTTCAGCAGGGGCTCCTGGGCCGTGAGCCAGGCGTCGGCCACCACGGCCTCCTGCGCAAACTGGTGCACTTCCAGCACTGGGGAGAGCGGGGGGTGAGCACGTGGCCCCTGCAGCTCGCCCCTCGGGGGGGCCACACCCCAGCACCGCCGGGGGGGCCAGTCCCCATGGGCCCGGCCACGGAGCGCCagggggctggcacagggcacACGGCAACtaagccaggagagaacccaggagtcctggctcccagcccccccccccacccactagaccccactcccctcccagagctgggagagaacccaagcGTCCTGGCTCCCGGGCGCCCCCAGGTTCGTTACAGGGGCCGTTCccggcctgggggcgggggccctGCACTCACTTTGCTGCAGCCACTCCCAGTGCTTGTCCCACTTgtcgctcagctcctgcttcttgGTCAGCAGCTTCTCCAGGTGGCCCCTGATCTGCAGAGAGATTCGTGGGTCTGCCAGGGCCTGcgcaccccagccccgcccccgccccatcctcagccccgccccctgtccctcgtcccaccccctgccccgccccctgtcccTCTGTCCcaccaccagccccgccccctgtccctcctcccgcccccagccccgccccctgtccctcatcccgcccagccccgccccctgtccctgccccgcccctccatcccgcccccaccccccaccccgcccccagccccgccccatcctcagccccgccccctgtccctcatcccgcccccagcccccaccccgtccacagcccccaccctgtcccatccccagcccccaccccctgtcccttgTCCCCCCCAGTCATtcgtcccacccccagccccgccccctgtccccctcccgtccccagccccgccccccgttcCACCcgccccgaccccagcccccaccccccgtccccctcccgcccccagccccgccccctgtcccttgccccgccccctgtcccTCGCCCCCCTGCGCCGGCATTACCTCCTCGGCCACGGGGCTTCTGTTGAGCACCAGAGTCTTGCCCAGCTCCACGCAGGCGGCGATGCTCTGGCTCCGGGCTTCGATCTCGCTCTTCAGCCCCTGGTGATAGTTCATCAGCACCTCCACCGAGGAGACGTCCCTGGGGGCAGACGGGGCAGGCCTGGCTACGGGGGAGGATCCAGGGCCCCGATCCTGCCCTCGGATCCACACCGGgggacccccccagccagccccatacccACCGGGTCCCCAGCCCTGGACAAACCTCCTCCCTTCCTCAGGCACCCGGAGGGGAGAGTCCAGAGCCCGGGGTctctgccccttcctgcccccaggagctctgCCACGGCATCCGGGGCAGGTCCCACACAGGGCGGCCACTCATCCGacggtgacagagagagagagggctggctgctgcaggacagggatgcagcgagggagagatgggaggagggatggatggagggagggaggagggatggagtgaagGAAGGAGGCTGCAGAAGgtgcctccctgcctgcctggctaCCGCAGGCCAAGGGCTGGGCTGCACCGACCAGTCTGAGGCTCCCAAGGCCAAGCCCCAGTGGCCCCGGTACCTGGGCTTCTCGCTGGTGCCGATCTGACAGATGACGTCGTCCATCCAGGAGACGAGGTCGCGCACCAAGCTGGTGAAGCGCATCTTGTCCGTGGTGGTGGTGATCTGCAGCCGGCACGCCTCGCACGAGCCCAGCAGCTCCTTCCACGCCCGCAGCACGTCCTGCTCCTTGGTGGCGATGGCATCGGCGTTCTCCCCGGCATACACTGTCCGCAGCTGGGCcgccccctcctgcagctgccgcACCTGCTGGGGAACGGGGGGCTGAGCGGAGCGGCCATGGGGCTGGGCACGAGGATCACTGCACCTGGCACTgcaatgcagctgcttctggggtgcagcgcggTAGCTGGTCAGACAGGGCCCATGGCCAGGGGCTGAGAcgcgtcccctctggggtgggggcacgggggctggtcagacagggccccagggccgggggctgagacgcgtcccctctggggtggggcgcgggggctggtcagacagggcccatggccgggggctgagacacgtcccctctggggtgcggcgcgggggctggtcagacagggcccgtggccgggggctgagacgcgtcccctctggggtggggcgcgggggctggtcacacagggcccatggccgggggctgagacacgtcccctctggggtggggcgcgggggctggtcagacagggcccatggccgggggctgagacgcgtcccctctggggtgggggcacgggggctggtcagacagggccccagggccgggggctgagacgcgtcccctctggggtggggcgcgggggctggtcagacagggcccatggccgggggctgagacgcgtcccctctggggtggggcgcgggggctggtcagacagggcccatggccgggggctgagacgcgtcccctctggggtgcggcgcgggggctggtcagacagggcccatggccgggggctgagacgcgtcccctctggggtggggcgcgggggctggtcacacagggcccatggccgggggctgagacacgtcccctctggggtgcggcgcgggggctggtcagacagggcccatggccgggggctgagacacgtcccctctggggtggggcgcgggggctggtcacACAGGCCCCGTGGCCGGGGGCTGAGAcgcgtcccctctggggtggggcgcgggggctggtcagacagggcccatggccgggggctgagacacgtcccctctggggtgcggcgcgggggctggtcagacagggcccgtggccgggggctgagacgcgtcccctctggggtggggcgcgggagCTGGTCAGACAGGCCCCGTGGCCGGGGGCTGAGACGCGTCCCCTCTGGGGTGCGGCGCGGGGGCTGGTCACACAGGCCCCGTGGCCGGGGGCTGAGACgtgtcccctctggggtggggcgcgggggctggtcagACAGGTCCCGTGGCCGGGGGCTGAGAcgcgtcccctctggggtggggcgcgggggctggtcagACAGGCCCCGTGGCCGGGGGCTGAGACGCGTCCCCTCTGGGTGCGGCGCGGGGGCTGGTCAGACAGGGCCCCGGGGCTGAGAcgcgtcccctctggggtggggcgcgggggctggtcacACAGGCCCCGTGGCCGGGGGCTGAGAcgcgtcccctctggggtggggcgcgggggctggtcagacagggcccatggccgggggctgagacacgtcccctctggggtgcggcgcgggggctggtcagacagggcccatggccgggggctgagacgcgtcccctctggggtggggcgcgggggctggtcagACAGGCCCCGTGGCCGGGGGCTGAGACGCGTCCCCTCTGGGGTGCGGCGCGGGGGCTGGTCACACAGGCCCCGTGGCCGGGGGCTGAGAcgcgtcccctctggggtggggcgcgggggctggtcagacagggcccgtggccgggggctgagacgcgtcccctctggggtggggcgcgggggctggtcagACAGGGCCCCGGGGCTGAGAcgcgtcccctctggggtggggcgcgggggctggtcagTCAGGGCCCATGGCCGGGGGCTGAGACACGTCCCCTCTGGGTGCGGCACGGGGGCTGGTCAGACAGGGCCCATGGCCGGGGGCTGAGAcgcgtcccctctggggtggggcgcgggggctggtcacAC from Mauremys mutica isolate MM-2020 ecotype Southern chromosome 15, ASM2049712v1, whole genome shotgun sequence includes the following:
- the LOC123350486 gene encoding mucin-1-like, with the protein product MDVRARELTCKGMHEWEVEPGTQVRAAHARPAKGERAQSAGKPSAACAWNRAPRAVQTHRCACSEPTCRATGPESCANPALRVLGTGPRELCKPSAARAQNRPAVRQAPRAVQTQRCACSEPTCRATGPESCANPALRVLGTCPRATGPESCANPALRVLGTDLPCDRPRELCKPSSARAQNRPAVRQAPRAVQTQHCMCLEPAPRATGPRAVETQPCMCLEPGPRATGPESCANPALCVLGTWPPVRRAQEPWKHSAACAQNPPTVQQAPRAMETQRCVCSEPTPHATGPKSHGNAALRVLRTRPSCNRPREPLKPNAACARNPAPVRQAPRAVETQRCVCLEPGPRATGPESCANPVLRVLGTCPRATGPESCANPVLRVLRTDPPCDRPREPWKPNAACAQNPPTVQQAPRAMETQCCVCSEPGPRATGPESRGNAALRVLGTRPPCNRPQEPWKRSAACAQNPALVRQAPRAVETQCCVCLEPAPVRRAPRAVQTQCCVCSEPTRRATGPESCPDPELRVLRIDPPCNGPKSHGNSALRVLRTRPPCNRPREPWKRSAACARNPAPVQRAPRAVETQRCVCSELGPRATGPESRGNAALRVLGTRPPCDRPREPWKPSAACARNPAPVRQAPRAVETQRCVCSEPGPRATGPESRGNPALRVLGTRPPCDRPREPWKPSAACARNPAPVRQAPRAVETQRCVCSEPGPRATGPESRGNSALRVLGTRPSCDRPREPWKRSAACARNPAPVQRAPRAVETQPCVCSEPAPHATGPKSHGNAALRVLRTHPPCDRPREPWKGSAACARNPAPVQRAPRAVERQRCVCSELGPRATGPESHGNAALRVLGTRPSCNRPREPWKPSAACARNPAPVQRAHVHSGLSEGQVPGSLM